Part of the Paludisphaera borealis genome, GATGCAGGCGGCTGTCCGGAAGGTCGTCGGGGGCGAGTCGCTGTTCGTGGCTGAATATACGGCGGACGGTTCCCCTGGTTCGGTCGCGCTTTCGCCGACGGAGCCCGGCTCAGTGCTCCACCGTCGGCTCGACGGGGACGGCTTCATCCTCACGGCGGGTTCGTTCCTCGCCTGCACGCCGGGGATCGCGCTGCACACCCGCTTCGGCGGCCTCAAAGCCTTGTTTTCGGGCGAGGGGGCGTTCTTCCTCGAATGCAGCGGCCACGGCGACCTGTTCTTCAACGCCTACGGCGGGGTGATCGAGCGCGACCTGGACGGCGTGCTCGTGGTGGACACCGGGCACCTCGTCGCCTGGGAGCCCGGCCTGACTTACACGATCGGCGGCATGGGGGGGCTGAAGCAGACGCTGCTCTCGGGCGAGGGCCTGGTCCTCCGCCTGGAGGGGCGCGGCAAGGTCTATCTCCAGACCCGGCACCTGCCCAGCCTGGCCCGTTGGATCTTGCCGTTCCTCCCTTCCTGATCACGCTCCCCCAACCTCGGAGGCCCGATGCAGATCGAGATCCCCGATCGGGGCGGCTTCGCCTCGGCCCTGGTCCATCTGAAACCCGGCGAGGAGTTCGTCTCGGAAGCGGGGGCGATGTACGTCGCGTCGGACAACATCGACATCGACGTGACGACCCGCGCCAAGCATTCGGGGGGCGTGCTGGGGGGCCTGCGGCGGATGCTCGCGTCCGAGGGGTTCTTCCTCTCGACGTACCGTACGACCGACGGGCGGCCCGGTCACGTCGGCCTGGCCCCCGTCCACATGGGCGACGTGTCGCGGGTCGACATGGACGGCTCCGTCGCCTGGCTCTGCGCCGGCGGGAGCTACCTGGGCTCGGCCCGCACGATCGACGTCGACACCAAGTTCCAGGGGTTCAAGGGGTTCTTCTCCGGCGAGTCGCTTTCGTTCGTCCGGCTCAGCGGGACCGGGCCGTTCCTGGTCAGCGCCTTCGGCCAGATCGTCGAGCTCGAAGTGCGCGGCGGGCTCACGGTGGACACCGGGCACGTGGTCGCCTACGAGGAGACGCTCGAATACAGCCTGGGCAAGATCGGCGGCTCGTGGCTCCAGTCGTTCCTGGCCGGCGAGGGGATCGTCTTCCATTTCTCCGGCCACGGCAAACTCCTGGTCCAGTCGCACAACCCCGACGAGTTCGGCCGGCGGATCGGCTCGGCGCTCCCGCCGCGCGAGCGCTAGTCTCCTGATTTGGAAGTTCGTGAATTTGAATCGGGGTGGCACGGGTTCGAGTCGAACCCGTGGACGCGAGCCGCGGCCTTTCGAACACGGGTTCGGTTGAGCCGAACCCGTGGCACCCACCGGCCCTTGGTTATGTAACGAACTTCCAATTCACCACACCAGGCCGACGCCCGTTTCCCAACGAGGGCTTCCGATGGACTTCGAGATCGCCTGCGAACCGACCTACAGCGTCGTCGAGATCGACCTGGACGAGGGCGAGGCCGTCGTCGCCGAGTCGGGCGCGATGGCCTGGATGACGCCGAACCTCCGCGTGGAGACCTCGACCCGCGGCGGCCTGATGGCGGGCCTGAAGCGATCGGTCCTGGGCGGCGAGAGCGTCTTCCAGAACACGTACACCGCCCAGGGCGGCCCGGGCCGCGTCGCGTTCGTCCCCGGCTCGTCCGGCGACATCGTGGCGCACGAGATGCGCGGCGATCTGCTCCTGGAACGGGGCGCCTACCTGGCGTCGTCGCCGACGGTGACGCTCGACTCGCGCTGGCAGGGTATGAAGGGGCTGTTCAGCGAGGGGCTGTTCACCTTGCACGTCGCGGGCTCGGGGATGCTCTTCTTCGGCGCGTACGGGGCCGTCTACGAGGTCGACGTCGACGGCGAATACACCGTCGACAGCGGCTTCGCGGTGGCCTGGGAGCCGTCGCTCCAGTACCGCGTGACCCGCGCCCGCCGCGTCCGCTCGTTCCTCTTCTCCGACCAACTTCTCGTCCGCTTCTCGGGCCGAGGCCGCCTGTGGGTCCAATCCCGCAGTCCCCAGGCCTTCGCCAACTGGCTGCAACCGTTCCGCCCCGTCAAGCAGAAGGGCGACAACTGAGACGCCCGCCCGTCGCGGCCTCGATGGTCGTCGATCAAGGGGTGGTTCGGCATGCGGATTGCGGATGATCCTCGGCGAGTGGCGCGGTTTTGTTCGACCGCGCCGAGGTGGATCTCAGGAGAGTCCGATGAAGAATCGTCTGATCTGGAGTGTGGCCGTCCTGTTCGTGACCCTCGCCCCGCTGGCGGGTTGCCAGAGCGAAGGCCCCGCCGAGAACGCCGGCAAGCAGCTCGATAAGGCCGGCCGCGACCTGAAGGACGCGGTGAATCCCCCCGGTCCGGGCGAGAAGGCGGGGCGCGCGGTCGACGACGCGATTAACAAGTAACTGCTAGGGCGCGCGAGGCCGAGGCGCGGGGATCGCGCCTCGGCTTCCGCTCTTACTCTTATTT contains:
- a CDS encoding TIGR00266 family protein, with amino-acid sequence MKFDVSGNPDYGHVTVELKPGETILAESGAMSWMSSHLQTRSHLMGGLMQAAVRKVVGGESLFVAEYTADGSPGSVALSPTEPGSVLHRRLDGDGFILTAGSFLACTPGIALHTRFGGLKALFSGEGAFFLECSGHGDLFFNAYGGVIERDLDGVLVVDTGHLVAWEPGLTYTIGGMGGLKQTLLSGEGLVLRLEGRGKVYLQTRHLPSLARWILPFLPS
- a CDS encoding TIGR00266 family protein, whose product is MDFEIACEPTYSVVEIDLDEGEAVVAESGAMAWMTPNLRVETSTRGGLMAGLKRSVLGGESVFQNTYTAQGGPGRVAFVPGSSGDIVAHEMRGDLLLERGAYLASSPTVTLDSRWQGMKGLFSEGLFTLHVAGSGMLFFGAYGAVYEVDVDGEYTVDSGFAVAWEPSLQYRVTRARRVRSFLFSDQLLVRFSGRGRLWVQSRSPQAFANWLQPFRPVKQKGDN
- a CDS encoding TIGR00266 family protein: MQIEIPDRGGFASALVHLKPGEEFVSEAGAMYVASDNIDIDVTTRAKHSGGVLGGLRRMLASEGFFLSTYRTTDGRPGHVGLAPVHMGDVSRVDMDGSVAWLCAGGSYLGSARTIDVDTKFQGFKGFFSGESLSFVRLSGTGPFLVSAFGQIVELEVRGGLTVDTGHVVAYEETLEYSLGKIGGSWLQSFLAGEGIVFHFSGHGKLLVQSHNPDEFGRRIGSALPPRER